One Streptomyces hundungensis DNA segment encodes these proteins:
- a CDS encoding Repetin — translation MNRRMKTAVLGAVLLLTAAGAGSAAASGDDRREAAALTGTAKLNRSAGDDITFSFDAHLATKDTDDPLKATGTFQWSHYRGGQGAWAKAKVNCLVTGGKVAVVSGVITDSDLPGAKGKQVGITVHDLGSHDRLGYSWAATGTPVESGDMPKCVSSAPFEKVKAGTGDFTVVPWQPKL, via the coding sequence ATGAACCGCCGTATGAAGACCGCCGTGCTCGGTGCCGTGCTCCTGCTCACCGCCGCTGGCGCGGGATCCGCCGCAGCGTCCGGTGACGACCGCCGGGAAGCAGCCGCGCTCACCGGCACCGCGAAGCTGAACCGGTCGGCCGGGGACGACATCACCTTCTCCTTCGACGCGCATCTGGCGACGAAGGACACCGACGATCCGCTCAAGGCGACGGGGACCTTCCAGTGGAGCCACTACCGCGGCGGCCAGGGCGCGTGGGCGAAGGCGAAGGTCAACTGCCTCGTCACGGGCGGCAAGGTGGCCGTGGTCTCCGGTGTCATCACCGACTCGGACCTGCCGGGCGCCAAGGGAAAGCAGGTCGGAATCACCGTCCACGACCTCGGGAGCCACGACCGGCTCGGCTACAGCTGGGCGGCGACCGGCACGCCCGTGGAGAGTGGCGACATGCCCAAATGCGTGAGTTCGGCGCCCTTCGAGAAGGTCAAGGCGGGCACGGGCGACTTCACGGTCGTCCCATGGCAGCCGAAGTTGTAG
- a CDS encoding alpha/beta fold hydrolase encodes MQQPTPNARRRRSESGAPSRLRFGYSLGGYLVARAAAHDHRLAALTLDDGLYSYGEAHIRFMPPFLRDWIQAGRDDLANPVLSLLMQSGTQLRWALRNGVWAFGATSLADYIRRTADYTLDGAAHLIDCPTLVLDAENDQFFRGQPQRVQAALTCPHTLVTLPEAEGAGEHCHMGAMARVNQITFDWLDTTLPTT; translated from the coding sequence GTGCAGCAGCCCACCCCCAACGCTCGGCGCCGCCGGAGCGAATCCGGCGCGCCCTCAAGGCTGCGGTTCGGTTACAGCCTCGGCGGCTACCTGGTCGCCCGCGCCGCCGCCCACGACCACCGCCTGGCCGCCCTGACCCTCGACGACGGTCTTTACAGCTACGGCGAAGCCCACATCCGCTTCATGCCCCCGTTCCTGCGGGACTGGATCCAGGCCGGCCGCGACGACCTCGCCAACCCCGTCCTGAGCCTGCTCATGCAGAGCGGCACCCAACTCCGCTGGGCCCTGCGCAATGGTGTCTGGGCCTTCGGCGCCACATCACTTGCGGACTACATCCGCCGCACCGCCGACTACACGCTCGACGGCGCCGCCCACCTCATCGACTGCCCCACTCTCGTCCTGGACGCCGAGAACGACCAGTTCTTCCGCGGCCAGCCCCAGCGCGTCCAGGCCGCCCTGACCTGCCCCCACACCCTGGTCACCCTCCCCGAGGCCGAAGGCGCGGGCGAACACTGCCACATGGGGGCCATGGCCCGCGTCAACCAGATCACCTTCGACTGGCTCGACACCACCCTCCCCACCACCTGA
- a CDS encoding response regulator transcription factor → MSGPSRPGDVLVVDDDDAVRRSLDRGLRLNGFRVRTADGGRAALAAIEQSPPDVLVLDVSMPGMSGIEVCRTLRHAGHDLPVLMLSALDETADRIAGLQAGGDDYLVKPFALKELVLRLHALLRRRPPAPHDVVRACGLVIDPAARTAERDGHPLDLTRREYALLEVLARNAGLVLSRDQLLERVWGYDVDVRTDAVDTFVSYLRRKLEAGGAPRLVHTVRGVGFVLREQR, encoded by the coding sequence ATGAGCGGGCCGAGCCGTCCCGGGGACGTTCTGGTCGTGGACGACGACGATGCGGTGCGCCGCTCGCTCGACCGGGGGCTCAGGCTGAACGGCTTCCGCGTCCGCACCGCCGACGGCGGCCGGGCCGCGCTCGCCGCAATCGAACAGAGCCCGCCCGATGTGCTGGTGCTCGATGTGTCCATGCCCGGGATGAGCGGCATCGAGGTGTGCCGGACGCTGCGGCACGCCGGGCACGATCTTCCCGTCCTGATGCTGTCGGCGCTGGACGAGACCGCCGACCGGATCGCCGGGCTCCAGGCGGGCGGCGACGACTACCTGGTCAAGCCGTTCGCGCTGAAGGAACTGGTACTGCGCCTGCACGCCCTGCTGCGGCGCCGCCCGCCCGCACCGCACGACGTGGTCCGCGCCTGCGGCCTCGTCATCGACCCGGCGGCACGCACCGCCGAGCGCGACGGCCACCCCCTCGACCTCACCCGGCGCGAGTACGCACTCCTCGAAGTCCTGGCCCGCAACGCCGGCCTCGTCCTCAGCCGCGACCAACTGCTCGAACGGGTCTGGGGATACGACGTCGACGTACGCACCGACGCGGTCGACACCTTTGTCAGCTATCTGCGCCGCAAGCTGGAGGCGGGCGGGGCGCCCCGGCTGGTCCACACGGTACGCGGCGTCGGCTTCGTCCTGCGGGAGCAGCGATGA
- a CDS encoding HAMP domain-containing protein yields the protein MSLIGGIRPPIAVLATLLLTLAGITALALGKPENALVPEAVRKSQQYVAEDGAIALRASLDESITDLTRTATLFNQQQPAAADDVLDKVGDVYQKWRGTAVMEIASGKLLGARGENVPLTAIDRSRLADEGGLAPRLVRLENGQTRLVTLALLSWEGRPQQLLIASSSLSFPGVDLGEGRAIGVVDGDGRVLNSHGALGDKGAREQLRTFAGIAAKKGKQNAISAKAPGAGGYTGVSGHLTGDTVADRQTVGGYATLAAGDPGQTTPAGTLGLTVVTQVGVEKHASRLSRPAVGLVAAGALLVIGALAVMLLLSTVQRPLIRLFLESRRLTRGDLERPVSVPRSGEAARIGAALERLRGQLRGAPVDAEGPPRPVRRRRPGTRALLVVCALLLLGWAAPLMLLLNRAEDDVRVPTQTVHDQKARTATLSDRVRRALNEGHADLAAVASLIGDRTSAQEMNAVLGRTLKDHQRYESVYVLGADGKILARAGHAPHHSAGEAPSENAFDVSGHGGKKPVITATAAAPDRQGAAVVGEFRIEFLNALLGRQGLGEVRVVDTEGRVIGGDSGYRAFQKLPSSLQPLLDQKSDHGEVRRDGGSVRVVAAAPFSGGGVADSLRWTVVSSQPASWLAIPEYSRQNRTVLAGMLGLTAAAACLGWLHIVVARPLRALADQAENLADGDRKTVLYPRHHDEVGAVARSLELIRQRLQDQQRQRDGATRTHAPAGRNQ from the coding sequence ATGTCACTGATAGGTGGCATACGCCCGCCCATTGCTGTGCTGGCGACGCTGCTCCTGACCCTCGCGGGCATCACCGCGCTGGCCCTCGGCAAACCCGAGAACGCTCTCGTCCCCGAGGCCGTCCGCAAGTCCCAGCAGTACGTCGCCGAGGACGGGGCCATCGCGCTGCGTGCCTCTCTCGACGAATCGATCACTGATCTGACCCGCACCGCGACCCTGTTCAACCAGCAGCAACCCGCGGCCGCCGACGACGTCTTGGACAAGGTCGGCGACGTGTACCAGAAGTGGCGCGGCACCGCCGTCATGGAGATCGCTTCGGGCAAGCTCCTCGGTGCGCGCGGCGAGAACGTACCCCTCACCGCCATCGACCGAAGCCGCCTGGCCGACGAGGGAGGACTCGCTCCGCGCCTGGTCCGCCTGGAGAACGGCCAGACCCGCCTGGTCACCCTGGCCCTGCTGTCCTGGGAAGGCCGGCCCCAGCAGCTCCTGATCGCCTCCAGCAGCCTCAGCTTCCCCGGCGTGGATCTCGGTGAAGGCCGGGCCATCGGCGTCGTGGACGGCGACGGGCGCGTCCTGAACAGCCACGGCGCGCTCGGTGACAAGGGCGCCAGGGAGCAACTGCGGACCTTCGCGGGCATCGCGGCGAAGAAGGGCAAGCAGAACGCGATCTCGGCCAAGGCGCCCGGCGCGGGCGGCTACACGGGCGTCAGTGGCCACCTCACCGGGGACACGGTCGCGGACCGGCAGACCGTCGGTGGCTACGCCACGCTCGCGGCGGGCGATCCCGGCCAGACCACCCCGGCCGGCACCCTCGGCCTCACCGTCGTCACCCAGGTCGGTGTCGAAAAGCACGCGTCCCGCCTCTCCCGGCCAGCCGTCGGCCTCGTGGCGGCGGGCGCACTCCTCGTGATCGGCGCCCTCGCGGTCATGCTGCTCCTGTCCACGGTGCAGCGCCCCTTGATCCGGCTCTTTCTGGAGAGCCGCCGTCTCACCCGCGGCGATCTGGAGCGCCCCGTGTCCGTGCCGAGGTCCGGTGAGGCCGCGCGGATCGGCGCCGCCCTGGAGCGGTTGCGCGGCCAGTTGCGCGGAGCACCCGTCGACGCTGAGGGTCCACCCCGTCCCGTACGCCGCAGAAGGCCCGGCACCCGTGCACTGCTCGTCGTCTGCGCCCTGCTGCTGCTCGGATGGGCCGCGCCACTGATGCTGCTGCTCAACCGGGCCGAGGACGACGTCCGTGTGCCGACCCAGACCGTCCATGACCAGAAGGCGCGCACCGCGACGCTCAGCGACCGGGTGCGCCGCGCCCTCAACGAGGGCCACGCCGACCTTGCCGCCGTCGCGTCCCTCATCGGCGACCGCACCTCCGCCCAGGAAATGAACGCGGTCCTGGGCCGCACCCTCAAGGATCACCAGCGTTATGAGTCGGTGTACGTCCTCGGCGCCGACGGCAAGATCCTCGCCCGCGCCGGGCACGCCCCCCACCACTCCGCGGGGGAGGCCCCTTCGGAGAACGCCTTCGACGTGAGCGGCCACGGAGGCAAGAAGCCCGTCATCACCGCCACTGCCGCAGCGCCGGACCGCCAAGGGGCCGCGGTCGTAGGGGAGTTCCGCATCGAGTTCCTCAACGCACTGCTCGGGCGCCAGGGACTCGGCGAGGTCCGTGTCGTCGACACCGAGGGCCGCGTCATCGGCGGCGACTCGGGATACCGCGCCTTCCAGAAACTGCCCTCCTCACTCCAACCCCTGCTCGACCAGAAGTCCGACCACGGCGAGGTGCGGCGCGACGGCGGGAGCGTACGCGTCGTCGCCGCAGCGCCGTTCTCCGGCGGCGGGGTGGCGGACTCCCTGCGGTGGACGGTGGTCAGCTCCCAGCCGGCGTCTTGGCTCGCCATCCCCGAGTACAGCCGGCAGAACCGCACGGTCCTCGCCGGCATGCTCGGCCTCACCGCTGCCGCGGCCTGCCTCGGCTGGCTGCACATCGTCGTCGCCCGCCCGCTGCGCGCACTGGCCGACCAGGCCGAGAACCTGGCCGACGGCGACCGCAAGACAGTGCTCTACCCGCGCCACCACGACGAGGTAGGGGCCGTGGCCCGCAGCCTGGAACTGATCCGGCAACGCCTCCAGGACCAGCAACGCCAACGCGACGGCGCCACCCGCACACACGCCCCGGCCGGAAGGAACCAGTAA
- a CDS encoding toxin-antitoxin system YwqK family antitoxin, which translates to MATDDALWEIAKYGPEAPAELVDAARAAFAGQLDGSDAARWRAELRRKFAARGQRAPERESGPTTEARGGAESPAKLPGATPTSVRAMRIKGDQTYLDECGRTCHTGELFTGEVEEVADNGHTELLGTYCSGIEHGRQQEWWPDGTKRAEGVAITGAAVGEWRYWHANGRPSEVVVFAGSFAPFEPAVDLVDAFGGRARDSADVGPGPVEGRTGGCWDGPSQGWSAGGADSVDPGAVDVGEGRDRVQSVPPQFA; encoded by the coding sequence ATGGCTACGGATGACGCGCTGTGGGAGATCGCCAAGTATGGTCCGGAGGCCCCTGCCGAACTCGTCGACGCCGCCCGCGCCGCCTTCGCGGGGCAACTGGACGGCAGCGACGCCGCGCGCTGGCGCGCAGAGCTCAGGCGCAAGTTCGCAGCGCGCGGGCAGCGTGCCCCCGAGCGCGAGTCAGGCCCCACCACCGAGGCTCGTGGTGGTGCCGAGTCTCCGGCGAAATTGCCCGGGGCGACGCCGACTTCGGTACGGGCGATGCGTATCAAAGGCGATCAGACCTACTTGGACGAGTGCGGACGCACCTGTCACACAGGGGAACTGTTCACCGGGGAGGTCGAGGAAGTCGCGGACAACGGGCACACCGAGTTGCTCGGCACCTATTGCTCGGGCATCGAGCACGGGCGGCAGCAGGAGTGGTGGCCGGACGGGACCAAGCGGGCCGAGGGCGTGGCCATCACGGGTGCGGCGGTAGGTGAGTGGCGGTATTGGCACGCCAACGGTCGGCCGTCGGAAGTGGTCGTCTTCGCGGGGTCTTTCGCCCCGTTCGAGCCGGCCGTTGATCTGGTCGATGCGTTCGGGGGGCGTGCACGCGATTCCGCTGACGTCGGGCCTGGGCCGGTGGAGGGCCGTACCGGCGGCTGCTGGGACGGCCCATCGCAGGGGTGGTCAGCCGGTGGTGCGGATTCCGTTGACCCAGGAGCGGTTGATGTCGGGGAAGGTCGGGATCGCGTTCAGTCCGTTCCTCCACAATTCGCGTGA
- a CDS encoding C40 family peptidase, whose protein sequence is MPTMKKRTSVHALTVLALLASSAYLTVELRSEERDSAPGVQTVKDRPVGAGDIDKDSGAQRWERLNNPARTVLRGDQGQILATFTDKARTATLRGPSRTFAEPANTAVRVVTEDWVRLMPQAWRQGAEKEAWFKTWFKEASTTKEDDLFATAFQYAAGAPVKKDAKGLAYAGDANFGPVNPDLTKNRGTPLLEQSDFFHYLGIPYTFRDGTTKQPEPTRAKAIDCSGFVRMVFGYRARYPLASDDNKGDGLPRTANGMARSHLGADILPLSGPAPWYERPKNIDVLQPGDLLFFKMDHHTGARLDHVALYLGPDTEGHKTFISSRKEVNGPTIGDKGGVSRIDGSGFYAQLLRSAKRL, encoded by the coding sequence ATGCCCACCATGAAGAAGCGCACCTCTGTGCATGCCCTGACCGTGCTGGCCCTGCTGGCGTCCAGCGCGTACCTCACCGTGGAACTGCGCAGCGAGGAGCGGGACTCGGCGCCCGGTGTCCAGACCGTCAAGGACCGCCCTGTCGGGGCGGGCGACATCGACAAGGACAGCGGTGCGCAGCGCTGGGAACGCCTGAACAACCCCGCGCGCACCGTGCTGCGCGGCGACCAGGGCCAGATCCTCGCCACGTTCACCGACAAGGCGCGCACGGCGACCCTCAGGGGCCCCTCACGCACCTTCGCCGAACCGGCGAACACCGCGGTCCGCGTCGTCACGGAGGACTGGGTACGCCTGATGCCCCAGGCCTGGCGCCAAGGAGCCGAGAAGGAGGCGTGGTTCAAGACCTGGTTCAAGGAGGCCTCGACCACCAAGGAGGACGACCTCTTCGCGACCGCCTTCCAATACGCCGCCGGAGCGCCGGTCAAGAAGGACGCCAAGGGCCTCGCGTACGCGGGCGACGCCAACTTCGGCCCGGTCAACCCGGACCTCACCAAAAACCGCGGCACGCCCCTGCTCGAACAGTCCGACTTCTTCCACTACTTGGGCATCCCCTACACCTTCCGCGACGGCACCACCAAGCAGCCGGAACCCACCCGTGCCAAAGCCATCGACTGCTCGGGGTTCGTGCGCATGGTGTTCGGCTACCGGGCCCGCTATCCGCTGGCGTCCGACGACAACAAGGGCGACGGCCTGCCCCGCACGGCCAACGGCATGGCCCGCTCCCACCTCGGCGCGGACATCCTCCCGCTGTCGGGCCCGGCGCCCTGGTACGAACGCCCCAAGAACATCGACGTGCTCCAGCCCGGTGACCTCCTCTTCTTCAAGATGGATCACCACACCGGGGCGCGCCTCGACCACGTAGCCCTCTACCTGGGACCGGACACCGAGGGCCACAAGACGTTCATCTCCAGCCGCAAGGAGGTCAACGGCCCGACGATCGGCGACAAGGGCGGGGTCTCCCGCATCGACGGAAGCGGCTTCTACGCACAGCTGCTGCGCAGCGCGAAGCGGCTCTGA
- the pgsB gene encoding poly-gamma-glutamate synthase PgsB: MLFLYTVLVVCGAVLLISGVIEQRRHYVNLDRIPTRVLVNGIRGKSSITRLCAGALRGGNLVTVAKTTGTAARFIHPDATEEPVYRKFGIANVVEQIGIVRRASAYHPDALVIECMAVMPALQEINQSKLIRSTIGVLCNVREDHLAEMGPTLDDVARSLCRSMPENGICVTAEKDRFAILQEEAEARNCRLVYADPEMVTDEELRGFSWFTFKENVAIALVVAELLGVDRDTALRGMYDAPPDPGVLSVERYVTHEDKKLRFANVFAANDPESTLMNINQLLDLGAIHRPLNVVINCRPDRVERNGQMGEIIPDLDPDQVFVIGHPAKSAIDAIPAAYRDRAVDLGGDRRDPEEFMRELLGRLGPDSSLVAIGNIHGQGELLLEHLAHLPPDDSAEPAAPATPERIGRDAETTARYAPHLDPYQPYPQAYEDRYAPPHAQRAGEQPPHPDPYPQQNPAHPAHLEQARIRGPFEPRVPPADDSPQWHNPGEQHR, encoded by the coding sequence GTGCTTTTCCTCTACACCGTGCTCGTGGTGTGCGGGGCCGTCCTGCTGATCTCCGGAGTGATCGAACAGCGACGGCACTACGTCAACCTCGACCGCATCCCGACCCGCGTGCTCGTCAACGGCATCCGCGGCAAGAGCTCCATCACCCGCCTGTGCGCGGGCGCGCTGCGTGGCGGCAACCTGGTCACGGTCGCCAAGACCACCGGAACCGCCGCCCGGTTCATCCATCCGGACGCCACCGAGGAGCCGGTCTACCGCAAGTTCGGCATCGCCAACGTCGTCGAGCAGATCGGCATCGTGCGGCGCGCCAGCGCCTACCATCCGGACGCCCTGGTCATCGAGTGCATGGCCGTCATGCCCGCGCTCCAGGAGATCAACCAGTCCAAGCTGATCCGCTCGACGATCGGCGTCCTCTGCAACGTCCGCGAGGACCACCTTGCCGAGATGGGCCCCACCCTCGACGACGTGGCACGCTCGCTGTGCCGCTCGATGCCCGAGAACGGCATCTGCGTCACCGCCGAGAAGGACCGCTTCGCCATCCTCCAGGAGGAGGCCGAAGCACGGAACTGCCGCCTCGTCTACGCCGACCCGGAGATGGTCACCGACGAGGAACTGCGCGGCTTCAGCTGGTTCACCTTCAAGGAGAACGTGGCCATCGCGCTCGTCGTCGCCGAACTCCTCGGCGTCGACCGCGACACCGCGCTACGGGGCATGTACGACGCCCCGCCGGACCCCGGAGTCCTCTCCGTGGAGCGGTACGTGACCCACGAGGACAAGAAGCTCCGCTTCGCCAACGTCTTCGCCGCCAACGACCCCGAGTCGACGCTGATGAACATCAACCAGCTGCTCGACCTCGGCGCCATCCACCGCCCCCTGAACGTGGTCATCAACTGCCGGCCCGACCGCGTCGAACGCAACGGCCAGATGGGCGAGATCATCCCCGATCTCGACCCCGACCAGGTCTTCGTCATCGGCCACCCGGCCAAATCCGCCATCGACGCGATACCGGCCGCCTACCGCGACCGCGCCGTCGACCTCGGCGGAGACCGGCGCGACCCCGAGGAGTTCATGCGGGAGTTGCTCGGCAGGCTCGGGCCCGACTCCTCGCTCGTCGCCATCGGCAACATCCACGGCCAGGGCGAACTCCTCCTCGAACACCTCGCGCACCTCCCGCCGGACGACTCCGCGGAGCCCGCCGCCCCTGCCACACCCGAGCGCATCGGCCGGGACGCCGAGACGACAGCTCGGTACGCACCCCACCTCGACCCCTACCAGCCCTACCCACAGGCGTACGAGGACCGCTACGCGCCACCCCACGCGCAGCGCGCGGGGGAGCAGCCCCCGCACCCGGACCCGTACCCCCAGCAGAACCCGGCGCACCCCGCGCACCTGGAACAGGCCCGCATCCGCGGCCCGTTCGAGCCACGCGTACCTCCCGCCGACGATTCCCCGCAGTGGCACAACCCAGGAGAGCAGCACCGTTGA
- a CDS encoding sensor histidine kinase, with product MTIRGAGRSWRAYAMPVKGTQVSGTLWVFAPDTASRTQLALVRNRVVTTALLAAPPSALLAWAIASGATRPLRRLRKAAAGLDPRATSVRLEHRPTRVAEVDDLAATLQTVLARYDEQATRTAQALDTARSFSAAASHELRNPLMSMGTNLDVLAHPELPDTDRAEVVEDLRREHARLLGMLVALRELGRGDLVEADAFRMLDAAEVADAAVAEARRRAPDAVITLSSGSAPVHGWEPGIRILLDNLVGNALAHGRDARGRARIAVAVGAEGDQVLITVDDRGPGIAPADRQKVFRRFQRGPASTGSGLGLTLVAQQAALHGGTVEIGEGPGGAGTRCTVRLPARDAAQEGELPSRRDWLTVTAQRSQSSHKEPS from the coding sequence GTGACGATTCGCGGCGCGGGCCGCAGTTGGCGGGCGTACGCGATGCCCGTCAAGGGGACGCAGGTTTCCGGCACCCTGTGGGTGTTCGCGCCCGACACCGCGAGCCGTACCCAGCTCGCCCTGGTCCGCAACCGCGTGGTCACCACCGCGCTGCTCGCCGCCCCGCCGTCCGCGCTGCTGGCCTGGGCCATCGCGAGCGGCGCGACCCGCCCGCTGCGCAGGCTGCGCAAGGCGGCGGCGGGGCTCGATCCCCGTGCGACCTCGGTACGTCTGGAGCACCGGCCGACCCGCGTCGCCGAGGTCGACGACCTGGCCGCCACCCTCCAGACGGTCCTCGCCCGCTACGACGAGCAGGCCACCCGTACGGCGCAGGCCCTGGACACGGCGCGGTCCTTCTCCGCAGCCGCCTCACACGAGCTGCGCAACCCGCTGATGAGCATGGGCACCAACCTCGACGTCCTGGCACACCCCGAACTCCCCGACACCGACCGCGCCGAGGTGGTCGAAGACCTGCGCCGCGAGCACGCGCGGCTGCTCGGCATGCTGGTGGCGCTGCGCGAGCTCGGACGCGGCGATCTGGTGGAGGCCGACGCGTTCCGGATGCTCGACGCGGCGGAGGTCGCCGACGCCGCCGTCGCCGAGGCCCGGCGGCGCGCCCCGGACGCGGTGATCACGCTGAGCTCCGGGTCCGCGCCGGTGCACGGCTGGGAGCCCGGCATCCGGATCCTGCTCGACAACCTCGTAGGCAACGCGCTGGCCCACGGAAGGGACGCGCGGGGCCGTGCTCGGATCGCGGTCGCCGTCGGCGCCGAGGGTGACCAAGTGCTGATCACCGTCGACGACCGGGGTCCGGGCATCGCCCCCGCCGACCGCCAAAAGGTGTTCCGCCGCTTCCAACGGGGGCCCGCGAGCACCGGCTCCGGGCTCGGCCTCACCCTCGTCGCCCAGCAGGCGGCGCTGCATGGCGGCACCGTCGAAATCGGTGAGGGGCCGGGCGGGGCAGGCACCCGGTGCACGGTCCGGCTGCCTGCCAGGGACGCGGCCCAGGAGGGCGAACTCCCGTCCCGCCGCGATTGGTTGACGGTCACCGCCCAGCGATCACAGAGTTCCCACAAAGAGCCTTCCTAG
- a CDS encoding erythromycin esterase family protein translates to MAQPLRTTEPGSGTADLRALGTMVGSAKVVGVGEATHGSHEFFALKDRVFRYLVEQKGFTTFALEISWSAGLQIDDYLQNRDDTRDARQVVHEVMADSPWDRSEFAVLIQWMRDHNRQHPDRPVHFLGDDIGAPRLDQRVLDTVTSYVRQNRPETTERLNELLTAVRPLDDAIAYLGRPLIERQENAARARQVLDLMQEQKGRGGADFEFALQNARNIAQTYTFLTIDPRDQESLTAMERYRDQVMAETTTWWHRRTGGKTVVSAHNDHVGYAASDPKTYPKTQGSFLRDALGTGYLAVGTTFDHGSFLSKDQSLGGEWKRFAVGPAETGTNEYTLDRVRYRDYYADLRKIPASARTWFATPRPTYSIGTQYPTNQILLNALGTSYDILVHLHSVRAADKL, encoded by the coding sequence ATGGCTCAGCCGCTGCGGACCACGGAGCCCGGCTCCGGCACAGCAGATCTACGCGCGCTGGGGACGATGGTGGGGAGCGCCAAGGTGGTCGGCGTGGGGGAGGCCACCCACGGCTCGCACGAGTTCTTCGCTCTCAAGGACCGCGTCTTCCGCTACCTCGTCGAGCAGAAGGGGTTCACCACTTTCGCCCTGGAGATCAGCTGGTCGGCGGGCTTGCAGATCGACGACTACCTCCAGAACCGCGATGACACCCGCGACGCGCGGCAGGTCGTGCACGAGGTCATGGCCGATTCCCCTTGGGACCGATCGGAATTCGCCGTCCTGATCCAGTGGATGCGCGACCACAACCGTCAACACCCCGACCGTCCCGTCCACTTCCTGGGAGACGACATCGGCGCGCCCAGACTCGACCAGCGGGTCCTCGACACGGTCACCAGCTACGTCCGGCAAAACCGTCCGGAGACCACGGAGCGTCTGAACGAGCTGCTCACGGCGGTGCGGCCACTCGACGACGCCATCGCCTACCTGGGACGCCCGCTCATCGAACGGCAGGAGAACGCGGCCAGGGCGCGCCAGGTCCTGGACCTGATGCAGGAGCAGAAAGGCCGCGGCGGCGCGGACTTCGAGTTCGCGCTTCAGAACGCCCGCAACATCGCCCAGACCTACACCTTCCTGACCATCGATCCTCGCGACCAGGAGTCATTGACCGCCATGGAGCGCTACCGGGATCAGGTGATGGCGGAGACCACCACGTGGTGGCACCGGCGCACCGGCGGCAAAACCGTGGTGTCGGCGCACAACGACCACGTGGGCTACGCGGCTTCCGACCCCAAGACGTATCCCAAGACCCAGGGCTCCTTCCTCCGGGACGCCCTGGGCACCGGCTACCTGGCCGTCGGCACCACGTTCGACCACGGCTCCTTCCTCTCCAAGGACCAGAGTCTGGGAGGCGAGTGGAAGAGGTTCGCCGTCGGACCGGCCGAGACCGGCACGAACGAGTACACGCTCGATCGAGTCCGCTACCGCGACTATTACGCCGACCTGCGCAAGATTCCCGCGTCGGCCCGCACCTGGTTCGCCACGCCACGGCCGACCTACAGCATCGGGACCCAGTACCCCACCAACCAGATCCTCCTGAACGCCCTCGGCACCAGCTACGACATCCTGGTCCACCTCCACAGCGTGCGGGCCGCTGACAAGCTGTAA
- a CDS encoding poly-gamma-glutamate biosynthesis protein PgsC/CapC, whose protein sequence is MIPSVLTPEIAAIGIAIGLLFSLVCYLTTNLSPGGMITPGWLALTLVEDLQRAAMVAGVTVLTYAGTLLMQKFVILYGKRLFAAVVLLGVTFQATVMIVLSLEFPLMYANQTLGFIVPGLIAYQLVRQPKGPTLLATGSVTLMAYVVLTAGILLGVMPSA, encoded by the coding sequence TTGATCCCCTCCGTCCTGACCCCCGAGATCGCCGCCATCGGCATCGCGATCGGGCTGCTCTTCTCCCTGGTCTGCTACCTGACGACCAACCTCTCACCCGGCGGCATGATCACCCCGGGCTGGCTCGCGCTGACCCTCGTCGAGGACCTGCAACGCGCCGCGATGGTCGCCGGCGTCACCGTCCTCACCTACGCCGGCACGCTCTTGATGCAGAAATTCGTGATCCTCTACGGCAAGCGGCTCTTCGCCGCCGTCGTCCTGCTCGGCGTCACCTTCCAGGCCACCGTAATGATCGTGCTCTCCCTGGAGTTCCCCCTCATGTACGCCAACCAGACCCTCGGCTTCATCGTCCCGGGCCTGATCGCGTACCAGCTGGTCCGCCAGCCCAAGGGACCCACCCTCCTCGCCACGGGATCGGTGACGCTCATGGCCTATGTCGTCCTCACCGCCGGAATCCTCCTCGGCGTCATGCCGTCCGCCTGA